The DNA sequence gttccaaaattataacttagatattattatcgccaaaaattaaacttaggtatttatttacaattgggagttaaacttaagtatttatgccgcaaattactcaaataaataacatgaaataactcaaaccgattaaAACTAACATAGAActggttatataacataatgaatacatgACAAGTAACACGCTACGATTAAAAAACAAAGAGGAAATGAGTTCCTAAAACactaaaacataatttaaaaacaaaactagttctAAAACAAAATACctcataacacataatacctcataaaccgattataattttttttaaaaaaaaatagggatCAAAGAATAACAtacaataatttaaatataatataaagaaactgattatatttatcaactagttaaaaatttgagaCAAAAAAACTGGTTCCGTAAAACAACTAATTAAgataaaaactcacacacaaaaactagttaaataaaataactcaaacaaaAACATCCATTATTCAACATGCTCTAACCCACTAAATAATTATACACATACCATATTTACCTCAAAAATACgcattcattatgttatataaccggttctattttagttataaccggtTCGAGTTATTTTGTGCTATTtagttttattcattataatacTGTAATAGAagcggttctattttaattataacttgcttgagttattttgtgttatttgtttttattcattatgttacatGGTTATATTTCAAGtataactggtttgagttattttgtgttatttatttttattcattatgtaatAGAATtggttctatttttgtttatatctGAGCCATTTATTTCTAGTGACTTTTCCAGGCGACGGTGATTTTTCCAGTAATTTTTCCGGCGACGGTGATTTTTCTAGCAACTTTTCTGACGATAATGACTTTTTCGGCGACACTAATTTTTCTGGCATCAACGACACTTTTTCGGTGAATTTTTCGACGTCGATGACTTTTCCAGCAgaacttattattgttttacaaatatgagatttctatctttttttaataaaaatatggcataaaaaatcccatataaatataaaaaaatataaaaaaaaaaaccatataaaatataacCCCATAGTATTATTATTGTTGCCATATAAAACTAAACTCTTATAATTTTCTCATATATTGTATAATTTctactattttaaattcaatatctattggattgaattggcttatccaataaaaaaaatttaatattaattttcatatatacatatattttttttatgtataacaacataaaatctAAATACTCattcaaattaaaagaaaatattcattagtttgattggatgttggatatattaaatttttagacATCCCATTCAACATTAGAACCGATTAGATATTCAAATATaacatctaatccaatccaatcacaATTAGATACCCAATATTTAACAGTCTGTTGTAATTAAATCAATCTATTATTATTGCATTGCACACCCTacttacaatatatatatttgagggTTTGGTATgattatttagggtattgtaaTACAaaatgatgaagatgatgaagaaAATGCAACTGGTCAATTATTAGAACAATATGACCATTATTAGCATTAattgtctataaatatatatacgatACTGACACTAATGCTATAGTTGAACAAACCACTCCATTATCATCATAAACAAACATGGCTTCACCAACCTCAGACGAGAATAATTCCCGACCACTGAAACCCATCCCCGGTAGCTACGGCCTTCCATTCTTCGGAGCTCTAAAAGACCGCCACGACTACTTCTACAACCAAGGTCAGGACGAGTTCTTCCTTAGCCGGATCAACAAATATGGCTCAACAGTCTTCCGTACCAACATGCCTCCTGGTCCATTCATCTCCTCAAATCCCAAAGTCATTGCCGTCCTTGACGCCGTCAGCTTTTCCGTCCTACTCGACAACTCAAAAATCGAAAAACGTAACGTCCTTGACGGCACGTTCATGCCCTCCACCTCCTTTACCGGCGGCCACCGCGTGTGCGCTTATCTTGACCCTTCTGAGCCCAAACACGCAGCAATCAAAGGCTTCATACTCTCTACTCTCGCCTCCAAACACGACCCTTTCATCCCTCTCTTTCGTGCTTGCTTATCCGAACTTTTCGCTAATATTGAAGACAACATAAGAGATAACAACGTTGCCAACTTCAATGACTTAAGTGATAACATGTCTTTTAACTTCGTCTTTAACCTCTTTTGCGATGGTAACCCAACTGAACATGGGCTTGGACCAAAAGCAAACATAGATTTCGACAAGTGGCTCTTCTTTCAACTCCATCCACTGATAACCTTAGGACTTTCGAAGTTCCTTAATTTGTTCGAAGATTTGGTTCTACACACGTTTCCTTTACCTTCGTTTCTGGTTAAATCCGGATACGACAAGCTTTACAATGCTTTTTACTCGTCTGCAAGTGTAATCCTCGACGAAGCAGAGAATCGTTTCAATATCAAAAGAGATGAAGCTTGTCACAACTTGGTTTTCGTTGCTGGTTTCAATGCTTACGGTGGCATGAAAGCTTTGTTTCCAAGTTTAATCAAGTGGGTCGCATTAGGAGGAGAGAGTTTGCATCGACAATTGGCTGATGAAATCAGAACCGTTGTTAAGGAACAAGGTGGGGTTACCATAACAGCTTTGAATAAAATGAGTTTGACTAAGTCAGTAATCTATGAGGCATTGAGAATTGACCCTCCAGTTCCGTTTCAATATGGTAAGGCTAAAGAGGATATGATAGTCAACAGCCATGACGTGGCATTTCAGATTAAGAAAGGAGAAATGATCTTTGGATATCAGCCGTTGGCTACAAAAGATCCAAGGATTTTTGATAACCCAGAAGAATTTGTTAGTGATAGATTTGTTGGAGAAGAGGGAGAGAAGTTATTGCAATATGTTTATTGGTCAAATGGGAGGGAGACTCAGAATCCAACGGTTGATAACAAACAGTGTCCTGGAAAAGATCTGGTGGTGCTTATGTGTAGGGTACTTTTGGTGGAACTCTTCTTAAGATATGATACGTTTACTATTAAGGCTTCTAAGTTGTTGTTGGGTTCATCGGTGAAATTCTTGTCCTTGACAAAGGCCACAACCACAATTTGATTGGGTAATTTTGTTGTGTTGTATTTTGTGATTACTTTTTTCTTGAATGATTGTTTCATTTCATGATTTCTAcagcattgtttttttttttttacttttaagttTGTTCttgaataaattattatatatttcaatATAATGTTTAATTAGGGAgtgaattttatattattttgcagtgataatataatttaagattATTTGCCGTATAGTACGTAATTTTTTCGAATTTGTATTATTTGTCTTGTCCTACTCGACATATTAAATTTCTATTACTAATATGTTTAGTACTGGTTGGAATTGTTAGAATGCCACGTGTTATGTTTTTATAAGTTCATtccatataaattttaaaacataattaaagccctatttaaaaatttaaaaataattaataatacattTTATAAATGACAAATTATGTAATTCTTCACTTCTTTATGAGGTGTGGCGTCCTTCAACACATTACTAGGCATTGGATTGAttttagggaaatttgaatttatatccatcttttatacctaaattaattttttaaactaataaTTATAACTATTGAAAAAATATGATCACTtttccctaaaccctaaaatacccctctcattattctcaaccatctctctcttcctcctttctctctcaaagCAAATCCAAAACAAAACTAAAGCACCACCCAAATCCAACCGAACCATGGCGTTCCACCCAAAACGTCGATCGAGCACCACCCACGGTTAACCACCGAACCCACCCACGCTAGACCGCACCCACACTAGACCGCACCCACCCACCGACGCTAGACCGCACCCACCCACTCTTGACCGCCCCCACCCATTCTTGACCGACCGAACCCGTTGTGACCACCACGGAGATCCACGAAGGGATCTCGATCTCCACCGAACCAGGAAaaccatcgggcccatcggacccACGGACAAATTTGCCCAATCAAGAGCATCGGGTCGTACCATCGGGCCCAACTATCGGGCATCGGACCCATGAACAGATTTTGCCCAATTAAGGGCATCGGGCCCTACCATGGGGCCATACCATCGGGCCCGACtatcgggcccatcggacccACGAATAGATTTTTGCCCAATTAAGGGCATCGGGCCACACCATCGGGCCCGACCATCGAACCCATCGGACCACATGGAATTTTCACCGTTTTGGCACATCATCCACTACCATCGGGCCCCATCGGGCCTTCATCTTCTTTGATGAAAATACACTAAATCACACCCTAAAAATCACACAAAAAATCAcagaacctaaatctatcaagaaAAAGCATTTTCACCCTAAatcaacaattaaaaaaatgaaaaataccatgaaaaatgaaaaatagtgTGGGTGCGGAGTGTGGGTGCGGTCTAGCGTGGGTGGGTGCAGTGGTTAACTGTGGGTGGTGCTCGATCGGCGTTTTGGGTGGAACGCCGGTGGTTCGGTTGGATTTGGGTGGTGCTTTCTAGggctgtacaaaaaaatttgtaaaccgcctaaaccgaataacccgcccaaaccgaaccgaaaaaaccgataaaaattacaaaccgaaataacccgaaaaaattacaaaccgcccaatctgttaattgggcgggttgaaaataggtccaacccgcccaattaaaccgaccaacccggccaacccgattttgcacttatattttttttttaaaactttttagtttttattatatataatataaataattaataaatatataataatataaagttatatacttaattattagttttaaagttggtattgtactttggtggaatgtggaatgtgatatttttaatttatttttaaaatttttgttaattttgactttaaaactaaaaaaaaaaaaaaattggccggtttgggcgggttaacccgaccaaaccgcccaaaccgttggtcggttcatagaattttttttttaaattgggcgggttgcacttaaattttagcaaaccgaccgatgtacagcccTAGTGCTTTCTtagtttggttttgggtttcctttgagagagaaaggaggaagagagagatggttgagaataatgagaggggtattttagggtttagtgAAAAGtgatcatatttttttaatagttataattattagtttaaaaaattaatttaggtataaaagatggatataaattcaaatttccctttttaaagTCAAACATTTATATTCTATGGCTAAAATGAATTGAAGGGTAAAATTTTAATAGAAATAGGCAACCGGGtgtttttttttgggaaattttatttacactctaaaattttctaaaggcagcccattttaataattttaatttaatataaaatttatatctttagttatactaaatttttaaaattttttcttccatttcataaacttaaaaaatatacttatcaaataaaattaaattatattttaaatattatgacaaaaaatttaacataaaattttttatgaaattttcttagtaaaaaataaaaataaaaatatatatacaagagttagaaaaaattatgaaaataaaattaaaataagtattaaaattaacgcaaaataatgtgagaaaaaaattttaaaaaaatatcaagagtaatttttaaaaattatttaagtttatattttttttttaataatggagtgtatttataatttggtggGGTGCAAATAAAAgtcctttttttttgtttttgtttaataaagctCTATTAAAttgtactattttatttttcaaaaaataaaaaattgtactattttataatattttaatactaaatcATTTGTGAAGTATGCTATGCTCTTTATCTTTTTCggaaatttgattatatatgcATACTAATGGGGGaaatgttggaaatttattttaccaggatctagatttactaacaagtatgttggattaacaacctaatatgaattctaaaacaatgaaaataaacacatataaagttagaaaaccttacagtgggtgcagcggaataatatgactccttccgttcagatctctagcccttgattcctttctgtagcagagcatcaccaagatctgaacctggatcttcttttctccttctttgatgcagaaattccatagtcttacatactatgattgagataccacttgatgtgtgtgggcactactcattcactcaaagtttcaaaatttagagagaagaaaagagagagaggcgtgtgaggctttttctgagagaaacaaagtgatcaaagatgtgtgtgtatttcctcaagccaacactttctatttatagaattccctctaggtttaggttagaattgcatggcattaaaataatggaaactacaaatgaaatttcctatgcatagggccggtcatacaaagggtattgggcctcactttgcaactttcccattttgttattttccattctcattttctcaaaaataccaatttttccaatttaaccttttaaatgtcaattctaattacttaataacttggaaataattatcaaataatattgccatttaatatatttattaatttagacatataaagtctcttaatcaataaataaacctaaaatatcttttctttacaatttcacccttgcttagtgaaaattcataaagtagacatagtctaacttttagaattataattgattaattaaaatcaattaactgagtcttacaagcagtatggtctcaactagtatggggaccatgggtctatataaccgagcttccaaaaagtcgaaccgaatttaccaagtaaattctctaacttattaattcctcattgaatccacacttagaacttggaattgcactctcagtcatatagaaacgctctatatgttccacgatatagacacgtcattagttatccattgttataaccctaatgtgatcaatgaccctctatatagatgatttacactgtaaagggattaaattaccgtaacaccctacaatgtattttatccttaaaacacttaaccctgtataaatgatatttcacctaagtgaaatgagatctccatcatttatcttcgtttggttaagctcgaaaaaaatcatcctttacttctatttgccaaatagaagctatagattccatatttatgttagcgctcccactcaattgcattaccgtgttcccaaaatgtacgtatcaccctgacacaaaactaggcttaactaacaaatcaaagaacacgaataacactcttgagattgaacctaaccatatcaagattgagatcatttgatctaggatcaacatgtgatattgaattgaatagatattacggtaagttttaatatatctaatcaaagttcaatatcggtcccttccgatgtatactccatacatccgatactggtaaactttgccaatgtcctggaaaggacataacacttttccaaggtgtaagaatacctatcgctgattataccatgtcagtctaaaatccagtgttctgacaaatcagggaataaacttttgaacatatgattaagattatattccactgtgctgacaacactataatctttaaccaactcatatgttctggacttaaaaagaattcatacattatatacatataatcatgaaataaatcatgtgaaccatgcaacataaaatgttatttctgatctttattaataagtaaatctgattatataaaatgagttttatttagggcataaaacccaacaggaaatTATTTCCCTAAACTTATgcatttgaaaattaaaaaaatatgaccaCTTTACATTAAACtccaaaatacccctctcatttttcaaacttcaactctctctcttcctgTATCTCTCTCATTGTTCTCTCATCATCTCACCCTCACCAAATCACCACCACCGAGCACCAAATCACCGCCTACCCAGACCACCGACACCGTTCCGATAGTATCACAGGAAAATTAAGGAAGACAAaggcccgatgggtccgatggttgGCCCGATGGGGCCCGATTCCTGTGTAAAAAGATAGAATTTGATATGACCCGATGAACCCGATAGTGGGCCCGATGGTGGGTTCGATGGTGGGCCCAATGGGGcccgtgttggaaattattttaccaggatcttagatctactcacaagtatgtttatgaacaccctaaatatgaactttctaaaacgatgaattaaacacgtataaagtttagtaaaccttacattgagtgcagcggaatataatgactccttccgttcagatatctagcccttgattcctttctgtagcagagcattatcaatatctgaacctggatctctttctctgaatctttgatgctgaaactccttcttgctgaaagtctttcttcacgatcttcctcactatgattgaggtatcacttgctgtgtgtgggcactattctcacactaagaatttcgaaatattgaagaagaaaagaagagggaagtggcggctaaagatagggagagagagaggctcagttttttctgaatcagaagtgtcaaattttgtgtaaatttcctgaagccttcactatctatttatagcattccactaaggttaggtttgaattatttggcattaaaataatgaaaatatcagtttaaattccctacaaaagtggctggccatacatagtggatttgggcctcacttttacaattttgcagttttatcttttctgcatctgattttctcaaaaacgccaattttctaattcaaccatttaaatgccaattctaactatttaataactataaataattattaaataatattgtcatttatcatatttattaattgaaccatacaaagtatcataattaacaaatatgcccctaataactctttctttacaatttcg is a window from the Cannabis sativa cultivar Pink pepper isolate KNU-18-1 chromosome 1, ASM2916894v1, whole genome shotgun sequence genome containing:
- the LOC115708244 gene encoding allene oxide synthase 3, encoding MASPTSDENNSRPLKPIPGSYGLPFFGALKDRHDYFYNQGQDEFFLSRINKYGSTVFRTNMPPGPFISSNPKVIAVLDAVSFSVLLDNSKIEKRNVLDGTFMPSTSFTGGHRVCAYLDPSEPKHAAIKGFILSTLASKHDPFIPLFRACLSELFANIEDNIRDNNVANFNDLSDNMSFNFVFNLFCDGNPTEHGLGPKANIDFDKWLFFQLHPLITLGLSKFLNLFEDLVLHTFPLPSFLVKSGYDKLYNAFYSSASVILDEAENRFNIKRDEACHNLVFVAGFNAYGGMKALFPSLIKWVALGGESLHRQLADEIRTVVKEQGGVTITALNKMSLTKSVIYEALRIDPPVPFQYGKAKEDMIVNSHDVAFQIKKGEMIFGYQPLATKDPRIFDNPEEFVSDRFVGEEGEKLLQYVYWSNGRETQNPTVDNKQCPGKDLVVLMCRVLLVELFLRYDTFTIKASKLLLGSSVKFLSLTKATTTI